The DNA window GCGCACGTGTCGTTCGGTATCGCAGCGATGGCAAACTGGACCGCGTCGTCAAACTGCCGACAAGCCGGCCGACGGCATGCTGTTTCGGTGGGCCTGGCCTCAGGACATTGTACATTACAACAGCTCGCACGGGACTAACGACGTTCCAGATGGACACCCAGCCCTTTGCGGGAAGCCTCTTCGCGCTCGAAGTGGAATGCCCCGGAAATCCTTGCCATTCATGGACAGGACGGTGATCTGTCACGCTGCCCACCGCTTGCGCAGACAACTTCCTGCACCCACATGGCTTCACATTGACACCAATGAGGGGTAAGGCGTTGCCGGATACGGGCAAGACCGTGACCAACCCCCGGACTCTCAGGACGTAATTGATGGCCGATAAGGACAAGAAAAAAAGCGTGGACCCGATTACCTTTGCTCGCCAGGTCGAGGCGGAAGGCAAGAAGGTAACGTGGACATCCCCGCAGGAAACGGTTCAGGCGACTATCATGGTTGTCATCATGTCAGTCATCGTGGCTCTATTCCTGTTCATGTCCGACCAAATTATCGCCTTTCTGATCGGGTTAATTACCGGTCTGGGCGCCTAGAAAATTCAAGGAGTGCCCCGCACATGGCCGAGGCCAAATGGTATATCGTTCACGCATACTCGAACTTCGAAAAGAAGGTGGCTCAGGCCATCCGCGATCAGGCGAGCCTGAAGAACCTGTCCGAACTGATCGAGGAAATCGAAGTTCCGACTGAAGAAGTCGTTGAAGTTGTCCGCGGCAAGAAGAAGACCGTCGAAAAGCGCTACTTCCCAGGTTATGTCCTGCTGAAAGCCACGCTGACAGATGATGTTTACCACCTCGTGCGCGACACACCGAAAGTCTCAGGCTTTCTCGGTGCTGAAGGCGGCAAGAAACCTCTTCCAGTTCCACAGCGTGAAGTTGATCGCATTCTTGGCACGGCAGATGAGCCAGCCGCCGAA is part of the Henriciella litoralis genome and encodes:
- the nusG gene encoding transcription termination/antitermination protein NusG gives rise to the protein MAEAKWYIVHAYSNFEKKVAQAIRDQASLKNLSELIEEIEVPTEEVVEVVRGKKKTVEKRYFPGYVLLKATLTDDVYHLVRDTPKVSGFLGAEGGKKPLPVPQREVDRILGTADEPAAERVRPQITFEVGEQVRVNEGAFQGFEGGVEEVDEAAGRLKVSVSIFGRATPVDLDYAQVDKIS
- the secE gene encoding preprotein translocase subunit SecE, yielding MADKDKKKSVDPITFARQVEAEGKKVTWTSPQETVQATIMVVIMSVIVALFLFMSDQIIAFLIGLITGLGA